The following nucleotide sequence is from Micromonospora sp. WMMD1120.
AGGACCTCGCCCCGTTCACCGGCCCGACGGAACTGGATCACCGCGCCGTCCCAGTGGCCGACCACTGTGTCGTCCTCGTCCACCCGGTAGGTGTCGCCACGCCCGTCGAGCACGGCCGTGATCAGGTCGAGGGAGAGCGCCGCCAGCTCGCCGTCGCCCGGCCCGTCCACCTCGCCGGGGTGCCCGCCGGGCTGGTCGACGTCGTCGGGGGGCAGCGGGACCGGCGCCGCGAGCGGCCGTTCGGCCAGCCAGGCGGCCATCCGCCCGGCGTGGTGCCCGGTGCCGTTGCGCGCGTCGAAGCTGCCGGCCAGGTCGCCGGCGACCCCGACCAGCACCGCCCCGAGCGCGGTGACGTCCAGCTCACCGGCCGCCCGCTCGCCGTACGCCGGGCGGGGGATGGTCCGGCCGCCCAGCCCGGCGTCGGTGGCCAGGCCGCAGACCAGCGCTCCGGCGGCGGCGAACTCCATGGCGGCGAGGTCGTCGGACGCCCGGTCCAGCCGGGGCAGCTGCTCGGCCAGGATGGTCAGCCCCCGTTCCAGGTGCCCGCCCAACGCGCAGAACCGCAGGTGCGCGGCGAGGTGCGCAAACGCCCCGCGCTCGTGCCGGTGCCGGCGGTACGCGCGCACGTGCGCCGCCGCCGCCCGTTCCGGCTCACCCAGGCGCAGCGCGGGTAACAGGCCGGCCACCAGGTCGCGTTCGGGTTGGTCGGTGCAGGCGGCCGGATCGTCGGACGCGTCGAGTTCGGCCCGCGCCGCGGCCCACTCGCCCCAGCCGGCGAGCACCTCGGCGCGCCGGGCCGAGGCGCAGCCGGGGCAGCCGCCGGCCGGACCGGGGCGCTGCCCGGCCCACCGCTCGTACCAGTGCCGGGCGGTCGGCTCGTCGCCCAGGTGGTCGGCGATCCGGCAGTGCAGCTCCGCGACCGTCGGCGTGTCCGCGCCGTCCGCGCCGACCCGGTGCGCCAGGTCGTGCAGCAGGGACCGGGTCTGGTCCAGCCCGACCCGGGGCGTGGTGAGCAGCGCCTCCACCGCGTACCTCTGGTAGCGCAGCAGGAGGGCGGCCTCGGCGGCGGTGAGCAGGTCGGGCCGGTGGTCGGCGGCGGC
It contains:
- a CDS encoding YbjN domain-containing protein, with amino-acid sequence MAAALADARDLPDGPARQVALERLAERADAAGDVRYGMDARFALIEAYLLHGERWRLVEPVRRCRAAADHRPDLLTAAEAALLLRYQRYAVEALLTTPRVGLDQTRSLLHDLAHRVGADGADTPTVAELHCRIADHLGDEPTARHWYERWAGQRPGPAGGCPGCASARRAEVLAGWGEWAAARAELDASDDPAACTDQPERDLVAGLLPALRLGEPERAAAAHVRAYRRHRHERGAFAHLAAHLRFCALGGHLERGLTILAEQLPRLDRASDDLAAMEFAAAGALVCGLATDAGLGGRTIPRPAYGERAAGELDVTALGAVLVGVAGDLAGSFDARNGTGHHAGRMAAWLAERPLAAPVPLPPDDVDQPGGHPGEVDGPGDGELAALSLDLITAVLDGRGDTYRVDEDDTVVGHWDGAVIQFRRAGERGEVLHARAMANRRLPTARRAEAYAFCNAWNHDRLLPKAYAHDLGDELVLAGDVATDLAHGVAPAQLRVLVDAAIATGVAYAEAVAALP